The following are encoded in a window of Lactobacillus acidophilus genomic DNA:
- a CDS encoding diacylglycerol/lipid kinase family protein — MSKKINVHLLVNEVAGNGNAIKANTELHAVLNKLNIPFDQQKSNYPGELTKLACEYANNNPAKNNILIVVGGDGSFNEVLNGIKQSHYPETPITYFPAGTGNDFARGAGLTDDPFQLINNLLQDPEPEKVDCGYFTSNIAEIPSGYFVNNFGIGFDAFVVHQSNHTSLKKKLNHINSGNLIYGLNVVKALINQKTFAVTVKTADQTLRYGDAYLVTTTNHPYFGGGFAILPKADIYSHHLDTVIVEKPNLNRTLFLFGKLITNGSHVTAPEFHYVEAKEIQVETKKPEYAQIDGEDVDKQNFKVNFKINHFNLLK; from the coding sequence ATGAGTAAGAAAATTAATGTACATTTATTAGTAAATGAAGTAGCTGGTAATGGCAATGCTATTAAGGCAAATACAGAATTACATGCAGTTTTAAACAAGTTAAATATTCCTTTTGATCAACAAAAAAGTAATTATCCTGGTGAATTAACTAAACTAGCTTGTGAGTATGCAAATAACAATCCGGCTAAGAATAACATACTAATTGTGGTTGGTGGTGACGGATCTTTCAATGAAGTATTAAACGGAATCAAACAATCGCATTATCCTGAAACTCCAATAACTTATTTCCCAGCCGGTACAGGAAATGATTTTGCTCGTGGTGCCGGATTAACTGATGATCCATTTCAATTAATTAATAATTTGTTACAAGATCCTGAACCTGAAAAAGTGGATTGTGGCTATTTCACATCAAATATAGCTGAAATACCAAGTGGATATTTTGTAAATAATTTTGGCATAGGGTTCGATGCTTTTGTTGTTCATCAGAGCAATCATACTTCTTTAAAAAAGAAATTGAATCATATAAATTCAGGAAATTTAATTTATGGTTTAAATGTAGTTAAAGCTCTAATTAACCAAAAAACTTTCGCAGTTACTGTCAAAACTGCTGACCAAACTTTACGTTATGGGGATGCTTACTTAGTCACCACCACTAATCATCCCTATTTTGGTGGTGGCTTTGCTATTTTACCTAAAGCTGATATCTATAGCCATCATTTAGATACCGTAATTGTAGAAAAGCCAAATTTAAATAGAACTTTATTTCTTTTTGGTAAGCTAATAACAAATGGTTCCCATGTTACTGCACCTGAATTTCATTATGTTGAAGCAAAAGAAATCCAAGTTGAAACTAAGAAGCCTGAATATGCACAAATTGATGGTGAAGATGTAGATAAACAAAATTTTAAAGTAAATTTTAAAATTAACCACTTTAATCTATTAAAATAA
- the mnmA gene encoding tRNA 2-thiouridine(34) synthase MnmA translates to MVDNSKIRVVVGMSGGVDSSVSALLLKQQGYDVVGVFMKNWDDTDDSGVCTATEDYEDVKKVADKIGIPYYSINFEKEYWHRVFEYFLDEYKKGRTPNPDVMCNSQIKFKSFLEFAMDLDADYIAMGHYAKTITDANGVTHMMRPKDGNKDQTYFLSQLSQDQIKKVIFPLANLTKPQVREIALANGLVTAKKKDSTGICFIGERNFRKFLSEFLPAKSGKMVTPEGKVVGEHAGLMYYTIGQRQGLGLGSTKESTDPWFVVGKDLKKNELIVEQGYDSPLLYASRLKASDMSFFTGKPDHDFEMHCTAKFRYRQCDIGVTVKYHADDNTVDVYFDEPARAVTPGQALVLYNGEECIGGGNIDAAFQEDKQLQLV, encoded by the coding sequence ATGGTTGACAATAGTAAGATTAGAGTAGTTGTTGGAATGAGCGGCGGTGTTGATTCATCCGTATCAGCACTTTTGCTCAAACAACAAGGCTATGATGTTGTCGGCGTCTTCATGAAAAACTGGGATGATACCGATGACTCAGGTGTTTGTACTGCTACAGAAGATTACGAAGATGTAAAAAAAGTTGCCGATAAAATTGGTATTCCATACTATTCAATTAATTTTGAAAAAGAATACTGGCACCGCGTCTTTGAGTACTTTTTAGATGAATACAAGAAGGGCAGAACTCCTAATCCGGATGTTATGTGTAATAGCCAAATTAAGTTTAAGTCTTTCTTAGAATTCGCTATGGACCTAGATGCTGATTATATTGCGATGGGTCACTATGCTAAAACTATAACTGATGCAAATGGTGTAACCCATATGATGCGTCCTAAGGATGGCAATAAGGACCAAACTTATTTCTTGAGTCAATTGAGTCAAGATCAAATTAAGAAGGTTATTTTCCCATTGGCTAACTTAACTAAGCCTCAAGTTAGAGAAATTGCATTAGCAAATGGCCTGGTTACTGCTAAGAAGAAGGATTCTACTGGTATTTGCTTTATCGGTGAAAGAAACTTTAGAAAGTTCTTGAGCGAATTCTTGCCAGCTAAGTCAGGTAAGATGGTTACTCCAGAAGGTAAGGTTGTCGGTGAGCATGCTGGTCTTATGTACTATACTATTGGTCAAAGACAAGGCTTAGGCTTAGGTTCAACTAAGGAATCAACAGATCCATGGTTTGTTGTAGGTAAGGACTTAAAGAAGAATGAATTAATTGTTGAGCAAGGCTATGATAGTCCACTTCTTTACGCTAGTCGCTTAAAGGCTAGTGATATGTCATTCTTTACTGGCAAGCCTGATCATGACTTTGAAATGCACTGTACGGCTAAGTTTCGTTACCGTCAATGTGATATCGGTGTGACTGTTAAATATCATGCTGATGATAATACGGTAGATGTTTACTTTGATGAGCCAGCACGTGCCGTAACACCTGGTCAAGCTCTTGTTTTATATAATGGAGAAGAGTGTATTGGTGGCGGTAATATCGATGCTGCTTTCCAAGAAGATAAGCAATTACAATTGGTCTAA
- a CDS encoding nuclease-related domain-containing protein, which yields MKKTELSDIDKEELTKIEKIVGKRIPYTFANEKGLEFQIIEFIRPGYIKRRIFDHRGHCHYLIKYNLDRSIVEFIEFGIKDGNFYRKTVFDSDKVKEEFYQNNKRRVANIAQIKANFSYYKSIINEVRAIIMPIEADLKQYAKELENHAYYQKEWVSRNKVTNSQEVSSITKVEKIDFAKKRDLRKALNSNNITRIKAINSGFKTYNSLVENFQKRLAMLQLDDVKYLHSMDILSNKDLLNISNLLSGTAAEALVNKKIREVQAGKELMYNLVLPYPYNKKDSLDSNQIDHLVIATSGIFCLETKARTIKQGEYDTSEDYNDVADQVSKHKESIKYVLEKSHNPVIIQLLKRVPIDKLIRNVVVFVSRTDDNFELKKIDRYTKMDIEVIQLSDLQALMVRAKDKISLQSEEIEALREELANNNSLEEEKAFKKNVLLFSEGNDLDEQKVNEQLYHANQIIKHIERINGLLDKYLTDARKWKKQYQNYRYWRKFYQEVSTFTSSKTYFKSHQEHKNILDKI from the coding sequence ATGAAAAAAACTGAGCTTAGTGATATAGACAAAGAAGAATTAACAAAGATAGAAAAAATCGTAGGCAAACGCATACCATATACATTTGCCAATGAAAAAGGATTGGAATTTCAAATTATAGAATTTATTCGACCAGGTTATATTAAGCGAAGAATTTTTGATCATAGAGGTCATTGTCATTATTTGATTAAATATAATCTTGATCGATCAATTGTAGAATTTATTGAATTTGGAATCAAAGATGGTAATTTTTATCGTAAAACTGTTTTTGATTCAGATAAAGTTAAAGAAGAATTTTATCAAAATAATAAAAGGCGAGTTGCAAATATAGCACAGATAAAAGCAAATTTTAGTTATTACAAATCAATAATCAATGAAGTGCGTGCGATAATAATGCCTATTGAGGCAGATTTAAAACAATATGCTAAAGAGCTTGAAAATCATGCTTATTATCAAAAAGAATGGGTAAGTCGAAATAAGGTAACTAATTCACAAGAAGTATCTTCAATTACTAAAGTTGAAAAAATAGATTTTGCTAAAAAAAGGGATTTACGAAAAGCTTTAAATTCCAATAATATTACAAGAATTAAGGCAATTAACTCAGGTTTTAAAACTTATAATTCATTAGTCGAAAATTTTCAAAAACGTTTAGCTATGTTGCAATTAGATGATGTTAAATATTTACACTCAATGGATATTTTATCTAATAAAGATTTACTGAATATTAGTAATCTTCTTAGTGGCACAGCAGCTGAAGCATTAGTAAATAAAAAAATCCGAGAAGTTCAAGCTGGCAAAGAATTGATGTATAATCTAGTTTTACCATATCCATATAATAAAAAAGATAGTCTGGATAGTAATCAAATTGATCATTTAGTAATTGCAACTAGTGGAATTTTTTGCTTGGAAACAAAAGCGCGAACTATTAAACAAGGAGAATATGATACATCCGAGGATTATAATGATGTAGCAGATCAAGTTTCTAAACATAAGGAAAGTATCAAATATGTACTAGAAAAAAGCCATAATCCTGTAATTATTCAACTTTTAAAGCGAGTACCAATAGACAAGTTAATTCGTAATGTAGTAGTTTTTGTTAGTAGAACAGACGATAATTTTGAGCTTAAGAAAATAGATCGTTATACAAAAATGGATATTGAAGTAATACAATTGAGTGATCTTCAAGCATTAATGGTACGAGCTAAAGATAAGATAAGTTTACAGTCAGAGGAAATTGAAGCACTTAGAGAAGAATTAGCTAATAATAATAGTTTAGAGGAAGAAAAAGCATTTAAGAAGAACGTACTTCTGTTTAGTGAAGGTAATGATTTGGATGAACAAAAAGTAAATGAACAGCTATATCACGCTAATCAGATAATTAAACATATTGAACGAATAAATGGCTTGTTAGATAAATATTTAACTGATGCACGTAAATGGAAAAAGCAATATCAAAATTATCGGTACTGGAGAAAGTTTTATCAAGAAGTTAGTACTTTTACAAGTTCAAAAACTTACTTTAAATCACATCAAGAACACAAAAACATTTTGGATAAAATATAA
- a CDS encoding 5'-methylthioadenosine/adenosylhomocysteine nucleosidase yields the protein MKIAIIVPMAEEAEFYRNHFHSENKEMFGSTEFEHFSVNGNDVYLGLSGIGKVQAAMNLSSLLTSVDIDVIFMTGSAGALKEDVHQEDLVLPNAFAYYDAHNTAAGDYVEGQIPQQPAQFVLDSPERAAFANYLKKQKVAFREGLVVTGDSFIASNEQKDMIKKNFPDALCVEMEGAAFAQVANAFKKPLVAMRAISDNGDGSANEDFDTFVKKVGAKAAKLISDYVEELN from the coding sequence ATGAAGATTGCGATTATCGTTCCAATGGCTGAAGAAGCTGAATTTTATCGTAATCATTTCCATTCAGAAAATAAAGAAATGTTCGGATCAACTGAATTCGAACATTTTTCTGTTAATGGCAATGATGTATATTTGGGTTTAAGTGGTATTGGTAAAGTCCAAGCAGCTATGAATCTTTCAAGTTTGTTAACAAGTGTTGACATAGATGTAATATTTATGACTGGTTCAGCTGGTGCACTTAAGGAAGATGTTCATCAAGAAGATCTAGTTTTACCAAATGCATTTGCCTATTATGATGCCCATAATACTGCAGCTGGTGATTATGTAGAAGGACAAATTCCTCAACAGCCAGCTCAATTTGTACTTGATTCACCAGAGCGTGCAGCTTTTGCAAATTACTTAAAGAAGCAAAAGGTTGCTTTTCGTGAAGGATTGGTTGTAACAGGTGATTCATTTATTGCTTCAAATGAGCAAAAAGATATGATAAAGAAGAACTTTCCAGATGCCTTATGTGTTGAAATGGAAGGAGCAGCTTTTGCGCAAGTCGCTAATGCATTTAAGAAACCATTAGTTGCTATGCGAGCAATTTCTGATAATGGTGATGGCTCAGCTAACGAAGACTTTGATACTTTTGTAAAGAAAGTAGGAGCTAAGGCAGCTAAATTAATTAGTGATTACGTAGAAGAGTTGAATTAA
- the recD2 gene encoding SF1B family DNA helicase RecD2: protein MVEFTGRINGIVFENDKDLYKILDVEIIGSLENYSRDEIKVIGNFGDIQIGSSYRFDGKLVMHEKFGLQFRASSYKQVLPHEEGSLTKYLSSDKFPGIGKKAANTIIDELGLNALDILKESPAKIDTLSLTSKQKDSLLSGLNTMDSYSEIVLKLAKYGINKRVAGKVYQLYHGDSLAKLEKDPYVAVNEVAGFGFKTADTLGKQLDIRLDDPRRIKGAIYQVLLDALNGEGNTYVTLADLLTQANELLQIEQFDPIANCINELQEQGKVVVSGDTAALQNIFQTEIDIARSMKNLVQNQALQENESYDDAEIEAAIEDAEDKLKIKYDGTQKLAIKNALKNPISILTGGPGTGKTTIINGILLALRKLAEIPAAALYSDNPPFLLAAPTGRAAKRMGEITEISAKTIHRMLGLGIGDIDTSELNELNGEILIIDEMSMVDMFLFRQLLSSINQVKHIVFVGDKDQLPSVGAGNVFSDLIKSGAFPTAILKQIHRQGDDSTIIALAHDVNEGKDEQALFKKTKNYSFISCRPELVGDAVGQIVELALKRGFAKDDIQVLGAMYHGNGGVNNLNDIIQDIMNPPKAKSKSIEVHNEIFRIGDRILQLQNNPEKDIYNGQIGKIISIDENNSQKCMVANFDDREITFSKKDMNDITRAYAITIHKSQGSEFPLVVLNLTMQNFVMLKRNLLYTAITRAEKNLVLVGDSRAFLAAFKTAGNDRKTGLSEKICEQLDIKTKNTSDEDEKVKEKESTEVKKESEDYILTPDKIYSGEIDPMIGMIDIKL from the coding sequence ATGGTCGAATTTACCGGTAGAATTAACGGGATCGTTTTCGAAAACGACAAAGATTTATATAAAATTTTAGATGTAGAAATTATTGGTTCGCTTGAAAATTATTCACGTGATGAAATAAAGGTAATCGGTAATTTTGGTGATATTCAAATTGGAAGTAGTTATCGCTTTGATGGTAAGCTGGTTATGCATGAAAAGTTTGGCCTACAATTCAGGGCCAGCAGTTATAAGCAAGTCTTACCACATGAGGAAGGCTCTTTAACAAAGTATTTAAGCTCTGATAAATTTCCAGGTATTGGTAAAAAAGCAGCTAATACTATTATCGATGAATTAGGATTAAATGCTTTAGACATTTTAAAAGAAAGCCCAGCTAAAATAGATACCCTGTCTTTAACAAGTAAGCAAAAAGATAGTTTATTATCTGGACTGAATACAATGGATTCATATTCGGAAATAGTATTAAAACTAGCTAAGTATGGGATTAATAAACGAGTTGCAGGTAAAGTGTACCAGCTCTATCATGGCGATAGTTTAGCTAAACTAGAAAAAGATCCCTATGTGGCAGTTAATGAAGTTGCAGGTTTTGGTTTTAAAACAGCTGATACTTTAGGTAAACAGTTAGATATCAGACTGGATGATCCTCGAAGAATAAAAGGGGCTATTTATCAAGTATTGCTAGATGCATTGAATGGTGAAGGAAATACTTATGTAACTTTAGCAGATTTATTAACGCAGGCTAATGAATTACTACAGATTGAACAATTTGATCCGATTGCTAACTGTATAAATGAATTGCAAGAACAGGGAAAAGTTGTTGTCAGTGGAGATACTGCTGCTTTACAAAATATCTTTCAGACTGAAATAGATATTGCTCGTTCAATGAAAAATTTGGTTCAAAACCAAGCTTTGCAAGAAAATGAAAGTTATGATGATGCAGAAATTGAAGCAGCGATTGAAGATGCTGAAGATAAACTAAAAATTAAATATGATGGTACACAAAAATTAGCAATTAAGAATGCTCTTAAGAATCCTATTTCAATTTTGACAGGTGGACCTGGGACCGGTAAAACTACTATTATTAATGGGATTTTGTTAGCATTAAGAAAATTGGCTGAAATACCTGCTGCTGCATTGTATAGTGATAATCCACCATTCTTATTGGCTGCCCCTACGGGAAGAGCTGCCAAAAGAATGGGTGAGATTACTGAAATTAGTGCTAAGACAATTCACCGGATGTTGGGTTTAGGTATTGGTGATATAGATACTAGTGAATTAAATGAATTGAATGGTGAAATTTTAATTATTGATGAAATGTCAATGGTTGATATGTTCTTGTTTAGACAATTATTATCTAGCATTAATCAGGTGAAACATATTGTCTTTGTAGGTGATAAAGATCAATTACCATCTGTTGGAGCAGGGAATGTTTTTAGTGATTTAATTAAATCAGGTGCGTTTCCTACTGCTATTTTGAAACAAATTCATAGACAAGGCGATGATTCAACTATTATTGCTTTAGCCCATGATGTTAATGAAGGTAAGGACGAGCAGGCTCTATTTAAAAAAACAAAAAATTATTCATTCATTAGCTGCCGCCCTGAACTGGTGGGGGATGCAGTAGGTCAAATCGTAGAATTAGCATTAAAACGTGGATTTGCTAAAGATGACATTCAAGTTTTAGGAGCAATGTATCATGGAAATGGTGGAGTAAACAATTTAAACGATATTATTCAAGATATTATGAATCCACCAAAAGCTAAGAGTAAATCTATTGAAGTCCATAATGAAATTTTTAGAATTGGAGATAGAATTTTACAGTTACAAAATAATCCGGAAAAAGACATTTATAACGGTCAAATCGGTAAAATTATCAGTATTGATGAAAATAATTCCCAAAAATGTATGGTAGCTAATTTTGATGATCGTGAAATAACTTTTAGTAAAAAAGATATGAATGACATAACTAGAGCATATGCAATTACTATTCATAAATCTCAGGGCTCAGAGTTCCCATTGGTTGTTTTAAATTTGACCATGCAAAATTTCGTTATGCTTAAACGTAATCTTTTGTATACAGCAATTACACGTGCTGAAAAAAATCTAGTACTTGTTGGCGATTCCCGTGCTTTTTTAGCTGCTTTTAAAACAGCAGGAAATGATCGAAAGACTGGTTTATCGGAAAAAATTTGTGAGCAACTTGATATTAAAACAAAAAATACTAGTGATGAAGATGAAAAAGTAAAAGAAAAAGAAAGTACTGAAGTGAAAAAAGAAAGTGAAGATTATATTTTAACGCCTGATAAGATATATTCTGGTGAGATCGATCCAATGATTGGTATGATAGATATTAAGTTGTAA
- a CDS encoding NUDIX hydrolase, with the protein MDLKETEISSQQIFQGRILDLSVRTIKLPNGETATREIIKHRPASGVIAINDEQKMLLVKQWREAIKQITLEIPAGLIDPTDASPLGAMKRELNEEGGYKADYWEKVSEFYSSPGFCDEKMYLFYCDTLTKLPDKRSLDADEFLTADWYSLDELKNLLAEGKIVDAKTIYAITVWENMLLRNAQADNKE; encoded by the coding sequence GTGGATTTAAAAGAAACAGAAATCTCATCACAACAAATTTTTCAAGGACGAATTTTAGATTTATCTGTTCGTACGATTAAGCTTCCTAATGGCGAAACAGCAACTAGAGAAATAATAAAGCATCGTCCAGCATCTGGCGTTATAGCAATTAATGATGAACAAAAAATGCTTTTAGTTAAGCAATGGCGCGAAGCGATTAAACAAATTACGTTAGAAATTCCAGCTGGATTAATTGATCCTACTGATGCTAGCCCGTTAGGTGCTATGAAGCGTGAATTAAATGAAGAGGGTGGCTATAAGGCCGATTATTGGGAAAAGGTGAGCGAATTTTATTCTTCACCTGGTTTCTGTGACGAAAAAATGTATCTCTTTTATTGCGATACATTAACTAAATTGCCTGATAAGCGTTCACTCGATGCAGATGAATTTTTAACTGCTGATTGGTATAGTTTAGATGAACTAAAGAATTTATTAGCTGAAGGAAAAATTGTTGACGCGAAAACTATTTATGCAATAACAGTTTGGGAAAACATGTTATTACGTAATGCGCAGGCCGACAATAAGGAATAA
- a CDS encoding histidine phosphatase family protein, translating into MQIYFVRHGKTEWNLASRFQGGHGDSPLLPQSLEDIKKLGQHLIGVKFRGIFASPLDRAFNTAQGIDNAMNANLPVVIDERLREFNLGDMEGMKFEEAEKKFPEQMNNFWHHPDKYDPTELHGEDYMHVIGRGKSFAEEMAKRFPDDNDKVLAVSHGAALSAIMGGLLGYPLKDIRKNGGLSNTSLTILETLDGGKTFKPVVWNETSYLGRKLSKTDSL; encoded by the coding sequence ATGCAGATTTATTTTGTACGTCATGGAAAAACTGAATGGAATTTAGCCAGTCGTTTTCAAGGCGGGCATGGTGATTCACCATTATTACCACAAAGCTTAGAAGATATAAAAAAATTGGGTCAACATTTAATAGGCGTAAAATTTAGAGGAATTTTTGCTAGTCCGTTAGATCGTGCTTTTAATACTGCGCAAGGAATTGATAACGCAATGAATGCTAATTTACCTGTAGTAATTGATGAAAGATTGCGGGAATTTAATCTTGGTGATATGGAAGGGATGAAGTTCGAAGAAGCAGAGAAAAAGTTTCCTGAACAAATGAATAATTTTTGGCACCATCCTGATAAATATGACCCAACTGAACTTCATGGGGAAGACTATATGCATGTTATTGGTCGTGGTAAATCATTTGCTGAAGAAATGGCAAAGAGATTTCCAGATGACAATGATAAAGTTTTAGCAGTTAGTCATGGTGCAGCTTTATCAGCTATTATGGGAGGCCTTTTAGGCTATCCTTTAAAAGATATTCGAAAAAATGGTGGATTAAGTAATACTAGTCTAACTATACTTGAAACACTTGACGGAGGGAAAACATTTAAACCTGTTGTTTGGAATGAAACTAGTTATTTAGGCAGAAAGTTATCGAAGACGGATTCTCTATAA
- a CDS encoding DUF1831 domain-containing protein — MANTVVINGDKRKFTLNAELKLYALIDAGFVKTAKGNFNYEHPLYNDSPYNAPTKLKITINKALDHWTMVVTDRSGLQKVNIFKNKQLAPTVELLDYILKDLEERKIIAQVKD, encoded by the coding sequence ATGGCAAATACAGTTGTGATTAATGGTGATAAACGTAAGTTTACGTTAAATGCTGAATTAAAATTATATGCTTTAATTGATGCTGGTTTCGTAAAGACCGCTAAGGGGAATTTTAATTATGAGCATCCTCTGTATAATGATTCACCTTATAATGCACCAACTAAATTAAAGATAACTATTAATAAAGCTTTAGATCATTGGACTATGGTTGTCACTGATCGCAGTGGTTTGCAGAAAGTTAATATTTTTAAGAATAAGCAATTAGCTCCAACAGTTGAACTTTTGGATTATATCTTAAAGGATTTGGAGGAGCGCAAGATAATTGCTCAGGTAAAGGATTGA
- a CDS encoding tetratricopeptide repeat protein, with protein sequence MAQLYDEGKVDQAIHLLVQRIDDKPQNVDNYLQLSTYLIEQGSLDQAQQLLEHAQHLVKKPKELNYNLAICYYMHGDFDKALNLLDQIPNDDLTLYQKALTYLKLGQSQKALAYALTIKNIDERAQELLGDIWMSMGNNDMARQMYLKIPLEKRTAKIYFLLGVSTLEKDRTQAKEYFDRAKKMDEKYYKRAMDQYASIMKMLNDKEKKK encoded by the coding sequence ATTGCACAACTTTATGATGAAGGCAAAGTAGATCAGGCGATTCATTTATTGGTTCAAAGAATAGATGATAAACCACAAAATGTTGATAATTATTTACAGCTATCAACCTATTTAATTGAGCAGGGAAGTTTAGATCAGGCACAACAATTGTTAGAACATGCTCAGCATTTGGTTAAAAAGCCTAAAGAATTAAATTATAATTTGGCTATTTGTTATTACATGCACGGAGATTTTGACAAAGCTTTAAATTTATTAGATCAAATTCCTAACGATGATTTAACGCTTTATCAAAAGGCGTTAACTTATTTAAAACTAGGTCAGAGTCAAAAGGCATTAGCATATGCATTAACAATTAAAAATATAGATGAACGTGCTCAGGAATTACTTGGGGATATTTGGATGAGCATGGGTAATAATGATATGGCTCGGCAGATGTACTTAAAGATTCCTTTAGAAAAACGAACAGCAAAGATCTATTTTTTATTGGGTGTATCAACTTTGGAAAAAGATCGTACTCAAGCAAAAGAATATTTTGATCGTGCCAAAAAAATGGATGAAAAATACTATAAACGTGCTATGGATCAATATGCTTCAATTATGAAGATGCTAAATGATAAGGAAAAGAAAAAATAA
- the rnjA gene encoding ribonuclease J1: MRIKNNEVAVYAIGGLHEIGKNMYCVQYQDEIIIMDCGIKFPEDDLLGINYVISDYSYLIKNRKKIKALVVSHGHEDHIGGIPFLLEKIPEIPVYATPFALSLIRGKLEEHGILKTTELHEEHEDTVLKFKKLSVSFFRTTHSIPDTLGIAVHTPLGAVVFTGDFKFDLTPVMDQPAPDFQKMAKLGNEGVLALLSDSTNAEVTQFTKSERFVAQSLHNIITGIHGRIIFATFASNLYRVSTAIQAAIDTGRKVAIFGRSMENGVDNGIDLGYLDIPKDLIVDAEEINKLPPDKVMILCTGSQGEPLAALSRIANGTHRQITLQPGDTVIFSSNPIPGNTLSVNHLINKLMEGGANVIHGRVNNVHTSGHGGQEELKMMVRLTKPKYMIPVHGEYRMQVIHTQLAQQAGVPAENTFVLSNGEVVCFGPNGARLAGRIPAGDVYVDTSGTADVGNVVVHDRQILSEEGLVVAVATVDYKHKRVLAGPDILSRGFVYMRESTELISQAQKHVYHVLRNEMSKSDKPKESEIKKAITENLSDFLYSKTERRPMILPIIIEKK; encoded by the coding sequence GTGCGAATTAAAAATAATGAAGTAGCCGTTTATGCAATCGGGGGTTTGCATGAAATTGGCAAAAATATGTATTGTGTACAGTATCAAGATGAAATTATCATCATGGACTGTGGTATCAAATTCCCCGAAGATGATTTATTAGGTATTAATTACGTAATTTCAGATTATTCATACTTAATCAAAAATCGCAAAAAAATTAAAGCTCTTGTAGTTAGTCACGGACATGAAGACCATATCGGTGGTATTCCATTTTTATTAGAGAAAATTCCAGAAATCCCTGTTTATGCAACGCCCTTTGCTCTATCTTTGATCAGAGGTAAATTGGAAGAACATGGCATTTTAAAGACAACAGAACTACATGAAGAACACGAGGATACTGTTTTAAAATTTAAGAAACTTTCAGTTTCATTCTTTAGAACTACCCACTCCATTCCTGATACTTTAGGTATTGCTGTTCATACTCCATTGGGTGCAGTTGTATTTACTGGAGACTTTAAATTTGATTTAACTCCAGTAATGGATCAACCTGCGCCAGACTTTCAAAAAATGGCTAAATTGGGAAATGAAGGCGTGCTTGCATTGCTTTCAGATTCAACGAATGCTGAAGTTACTCAATTTACCAAGTCTGAAAGATTTGTAGCTCAGTCATTGCATAATATTATTACTGGTATTCATGGACGAATCATTTTTGCCACTTTTGCATCTAACCTTTATCGTGTTTCCACAGCTATTCAAGCTGCAATAGATACTGGTAGAAAAGTCGCAATTTTCGGTCGTAGTATGGAAAATGGTGTCGATAATGGTATTGATCTAGGATACTTAGATATTCCTAAGGATCTAATTGTAGATGCTGAAGAGATCAATAAATTACCGCCTGATAAAGTAATGATTTTATGTACTGGTTCACAAGGTGAACCATTGGCAGCATTATCAAGAATTGCTAATGGAACTCACAGACAAATCACCTTACAACCTGGCGACACAGTAATCTTTTCTTCTAACCCTATTCCAGGAAACACATTAAGCGTTAACCACTTGATTAATAAGTTAATGGAAGGTGGAGCTAATGTAATTCATGGACGTGTTAATAATGTCCATACTTCCGGTCACGGTGGTCAAGAAGAATTGAAGATGATGGTTCGTTTGACTAAACCAAAATATATGATTCCTGTTCACGGTGAATACAGAATGCAAGTTATTCATACTCAGCTTGCTCAACAAGCTGGGGTGCCTGCAGAGAATACTTTTGTTTTATCAAATGGTGAGGTTGTTTGTTTTGGACCTAACGGTGCAAGACTAGCTGGTAGGATTCCAGCCGGTGATGTTTATGTTGATACATCGGGTACAGCAGACGTTGGTAATGTTGTTGTCCACGATCGTCAAATTCTTTCCGAAGAAGGTTTAGTTGTTGCTGTTGCTACAGTAGATTATAAACATAAGCGTGTTTTAGCTGGTCCTGATATTCTCAGCCGTGGATTCGTTTATATGCGTGAATCGACAGAATTAATTAGCCAAGCTCAAAAACATGTATATCATGTTCTTAGAAATGAAATGTCTAAATCAGATAAACCAAAGGAAAGCGAAATTAAGAAAGCAATTACTGAAAATCTATCAGATTTTTTATATTCTAAGACTGAACGTCGTCCAATGATTTTACCAATTATCATTGAAAAGAAATAA